The following proteins are co-located in the Streptomyces bottropensis ATCC 25435 genome:
- a CDS encoding thiamine pyrophosphate-binding protein — protein MAPATGSGLVVRTLQRAGVNVAFGLPGAHIDGILQEALDAKLRIVDVRHEMNAGHAAEGYARVTGNLGVAVVTAGGGFTNVLTSVANAHLDRTPVLYVVGSGPLETDQVNDQQAGFDQVAMATPVTKFAHRVTRTELIPRLVAQAIRIAQSEPKGPVLLDIPWDVLRQSVDVDDVDDYRVEVDGTGVSPAGAVDRIVDALSTARRPIALVGKSFVTADARARLHEFAARTGVPLFSDWEGLGAIVGSERHVGLVQTLATVPEDERPDLVLLLGLRFGMTTQFGTGRLLPKSARIFQIDPDGRELGRLQEVELGVQADPIGTVGLLNERLDDSPVPPGRDDWLGTLRDISATRRSALAAETEDHGADAIHPYLAVRTIAESVPENATVVVDGALTELWLSETIALAPLAHYLGHGYLSSMGSNFGVALGAQYATPDKATILVTGDGAVGYSLAEFDSLVRAGLPVIVIVLNNQAWGATLHTQQFFFGQDRVTNNRLQNGSYSGVARALGADGVDVTEPDQLRPAIEAALAAGRPTCIDVRVSLAPIPPEERVLNGGAPFGGIQIDA, from the coding sequence ATGGCACCCGCAACCGGTAGTGGGCTCGTCGTGCGAACGCTGCAGCGAGCCGGAGTCAACGTCGCCTTCGGTCTGCCCGGAGCGCATATCGACGGCATCCTCCAGGAGGCACTGGATGCCAAGCTCCGGATCGTCGACGTGCGCCACGAGATGAACGCCGGCCACGCGGCCGAGGGCTATGCGCGGGTCACCGGAAACCTGGGGGTCGCCGTCGTCACGGCCGGCGGCGGCTTCACCAACGTCCTGACCTCGGTCGCCAACGCCCATCTGGACCGGACCCCGGTCCTCTATGTCGTGGGCTCCGGGCCCCTGGAGACGGACCAGGTCAACGACCAGCAGGCCGGGTTCGACCAGGTGGCGATGGCAACCCCGGTGACCAAGTTCGCGCACCGCGTCACCCGTACCGAGCTGATCCCCCGTCTGGTCGCACAGGCGATCCGGATCGCCCAGTCGGAGCCCAAGGGGCCGGTGCTCCTCGACATTCCCTGGGACGTCCTGCGCCAGTCGGTGGACGTCGACGATGTCGACGACTACCGCGTCGAGGTCGACGGCACCGGCGTCTCCCCCGCCGGTGCCGTCGACCGTATCGTCGATGCGCTCAGTACCGCCCGGCGCCCGATCGCGCTGGTCGGCAAGTCCTTCGTCACCGCCGACGCACGGGCCCGGTTGCACGAGTTCGCCGCCCGTACCGGCGTGCCCCTCTTCTCCGACTGGGAGGGTCTCGGGGCGATCGTCGGCTCCGAGCGGCATGTCGGTCTCGTCCAGACGCTGGCCACCGTCCCCGAGGACGAGCGGCCCGACCTGGTCCTGCTGCTGGGGCTGCGCTTCGGGATGACCACCCAGTTCGGCACGGGCCGTCTGCTGCCGAAGAGCGCGCGGATCTTCCAGATCGACCCCGACGGCCGTGAGCTCGGCCGTCTGCAGGAGGTCGAGCTCGGCGTCCAAGCCGACCCGATCGGCACGGTCGGCCTGCTGAACGAGCGCCTGGACGACAGTCCCGTGCCCCCCGGGCGCGACGACTGGCTGGGGACCCTGCGCGACATCTCGGCCACCCGGCGCTCCGCGCTCGCCGCCGAGACCGAGGACCACGGGGCCGACGCGATCCACCCCTACCTCGCGGTCCGCACGATCGCCGAGAGCGTCCCCGAGAACGCCACCGTCGTCGTCGACGGCGCCCTGACCGAGCTGTGGCTCTCCGAGACGATCGCCCTCGCCCCGCTGGCCCACTACCTGGGTCACGGCTACCTCAGCTCGATGGGGAGCAACTTCGGCGTGGCCCTGGGAGCGCAGTACGCGACCCCCGACAAGGCGACCATCCTCGTCACCGGCGACGGCGCCGTCGGCTACAGCCTCGCCGAGTTCGACTCCCTCGTCCGCGCGGGACTCCCGGTCATCGTGATCGTCCTCAACAACCAGGCCTGGGGCGCCACCCTGCACACCCAGCAGTTCTTCTTCGGACAGGACCGCGTCACCAACAACCGCCTGCAGAACGGCTCCTACAGCGGCGTGGCACGGGCTCTGGGCGCGGACGGTGTCGACGTCACGGAACCCGACCAACTCCGCCCCGCGATCGAGGCGGCCCTCGCGGCCGGCCGGCCGACGTGCATCGACGTACGCGTGAGCCTCGCGCCCATTCCGCCGGAGGAGCGCGTCCTGAACGGCGGCGCCCCGTTCGGCGGCATCCAGATCGACGCATGA
- a CDS encoding SDR family NAD(P)-dependent oxidoreductase, with protein sequence MNDTTDAATHARTGEDRRQRFLGKTCLVTGGSRGLGLAAAQAFAREGARVVIIARDPDQLKIASGLIGEGTIAVAADLSSVAGIKAAVTEVAAQVDHVDAAFLNAGQAGIKRLDDMDEATWDMVFNTNVKGSFFLMQGLRPLLAPGGAVVFCGSAAGRRASAGTAAYGTSKAALEHLTRILAAEVIGEGIRVNIVIPGGMNTDIAARTTGLPPGGADAFRERVRLSTPMLREGEPDELADAVLFLASHEAGYITGAALPVDGGATGFTRPQA encoded by the coding sequence ATGAACGACACGACTGACGCCGCAACCCACGCCCGGACCGGGGAGGACCGGCGTCAGCGTTTCCTCGGGAAGACCTGCCTCGTCACCGGCGGCAGCAGAGGACTGGGACTGGCAGCCGCACAGGCGTTCGCGCGCGAGGGCGCACGCGTCGTCATCATCGCGCGCGACCCCGACCAACTGAAGATCGCGAGCGGTCTGATCGGCGAGGGCACGATCGCCGTGGCAGCCGACCTCTCCTCAGTGGCCGGCATCAAGGCCGCGGTCACGGAGGTCGCCGCACAGGTCGACCACGTCGATGCCGCGTTCCTCAATGCCGGACAGGCGGGCATCAAGCGCCTCGACGACATGGACGAAGCCACCTGGGACATGGTGTTCAACACCAACGTCAAGGGCTCGTTCTTCCTCATGCAGGGTCTCAGGCCCCTGCTCGCGCCCGGCGGGGCCGTCGTCTTCTGCGGCTCGGCAGCCGGTCGCAGGGCCAGCGCGGGCACCGCCGCCTACGGGACCAGCAAGGCCGCACTGGAGCACCTGACACGCATCCTCGCCGCCGAAGTCATCGGCGAGGGAATCCGGGTCAACATCGTCATCCCGGGCGGCATGAACACCGACATCGCCGCCCGCACGACGGGCCTTCCACCCGGTGGAGCCGACGCCTTCCGGGAGCGGGTCAGGCTCAGCACCCCCATGCTCCGAGAGGGAGAACCGGACGAGCTCGCCGACGCCGTGCTCTTCCTGGCCTCGCACGAGGCCGGCTACATCACCGGTGCGGCCCTCCCGGTGGACGGCGGTGCCACCGGCTTCACCCGCCCGCAGGCATAG
- a CDS encoding VOC family protein: protein MEFPFGQPIDAVIQFAYTVPDLAAEMRWWTDELGVGPWFVSDRIGGEGSTYRGEPGRAEFALALAFSGHTMVELIQTLDDEPSIYKEAYERHGYGFHHVAKAVPNVTGAWRASLDWDGTRPLRDFAELLPA, encoded by the coding sequence ATGGAGTTTCCCTTCGGCCAGCCGATCGACGCCGTCATCCAGTTCGCGTACACGGTCCCCGACCTCGCTGCCGAGATGCGCTGGTGGACCGACGAACTCGGCGTCGGACCCTGGTTCGTGAGCGACAGGATCGGCGGCGAGGGCTCCACCTACCGTGGTGAGCCCGGCCGGGCCGAGTTCGCCCTCGCTCTCGCCTTCTCCGGGCACACGATGGTCGAACTCATCCAGACCCTCGACGACGAGCCGTCCATCTACAAGGAGGCCTACGAACGACACGGCTACGGCTTCCACCATGTCGCCAAGGCCGTGCCGAACGTCACCGGCGCTTGGCGGGCATCACTCGACTGGGACGGGACGCGACCTCTGCGGGACTTCGCGGAGTTGCTGCCGGCCTGA